In one Hyphomicrobium sp. 99 genomic region, the following are encoded:
- a CDS encoding NAD(P)-binding domain-containing protein yields MAQRIAIIGAGPSGMAVLRAFESARRKGAEIPEMVCYERQKDCGGIWNYTWRTGTDEFGEPVHASMYRYLWSNGPKEALEFADYSFEEHFGRPIPSFPPRAVLHDYIKGRIERSGIMHYIKLSTAVRNVTFNDETQKFTVTVKDLVSDTLSSSEFDYVFCGSGHFSTPNIPEFPGLDKFLGRTLHSHDFRSADEFAGKDVLCVGASYSSEDIGIQCYKYGAKSVTFSWRTKPMGFKWPARMDEVPLLERVEGKTAYFKDGTKKDVDAIILCTGYLHHHPFMEDSLRLKSRNRLYPPFLYKGIFWLDNPKLMYIGMQDQFYTFNMFDAQAWYARDVVLGRIKLPSKPEMFDDIQKWTEKEEAIADATEAIDFQTEYVRDLITPTDYPRLDVDAVAKMFKEWEHHKMEDILTYRDRSHKSVLTGTQAPIHHTPWMKAADDSMEAFLNQPSKVAAE; encoded by the coding sequence ATGGCACAGCGAATAGCGATTATCGGCGCCGGCCCCAGCGGTATGGCGGTTTTGCGAGCGTTCGAGAGCGCACGGCGTAAGGGAGCAGAAATCCCCGAAATGGTCTGCTACGAGCGGCAGAAGGATTGCGGGGGCATCTGGAACTATACGTGGCGCACGGGAACAGACGAGTTCGGCGAGCCGGTCCACGCAAGCATGTATCGCTACCTTTGGTCGAACGGACCGAAGGAAGCGTTGGAGTTCGCCGACTACTCGTTCGAAGAGCACTTCGGCCGTCCGATACCTTCATTCCCACCACGGGCCGTGCTGCACGACTACATCAAGGGCCGCATCGAACGCAGCGGCATCATGCACTACATCAAGCTCAGCACCGCCGTTCGCAACGTCACCTTCAATGACGAGACGCAGAAGTTCACCGTAACGGTGAAGGATCTCGTCTCCGACACGCTCTCGTCGTCAGAGTTCGACTATGTGTTCTGCGGCAGCGGCCACTTCTCGACGCCGAATATTCCGGAATTTCCGGGGCTCGATAAATTTCTCGGACGCACGCTGCACTCGCACGACTTCCGCTCGGCGGATGAGTTCGCGGGCAAGGATGTTCTGTGCGTCGGCGCGAGCTACTCGTCGGAAGACATCGGCATTCAGTGCTACAAGTATGGGGCCAAGTCCGTCACGTTCTCGTGGCGCACGAAGCCGATGGGCTTCAAATGGCCGGCCCGCATGGACGAAGTCCCCTTGCTTGAGCGCGTCGAAGGCAAGACTGCCTATTTCAAGGATGGCACCAAGAAAGACGTCGACGCGATCATTCTCTGCACGGGATATCTCCACCACCACCCGTTCATGGAAGACTCGCTGCGCCTCAAGTCACGCAACCGGCTCTATCCGCCATTCCTCTACAAGGGCATCTTCTGGCTCGACAATCCGAAGCTGATGTACATCGGCATGCAGGATCAGTTCTATACGTTCAATATGTTCGACGCCCAGGCGTGGTACGCGCGCGATGTCGTTCTCGGACGCATCAAGCTGCCGTCGAAGCCCGAAATGTTCGATGACATCCAGAAGTGGACCGAGAAGGAAGAAGCAATCGCCGACGCGACCGAGGCGATCGACTTCCAGACGGAGTATGTCCGCGATCTCATCACGCCGACGGATTATCCGCGTCTCGATGTCGATGCCGTCGCGAAGATGTTCAAGGAATGGGAACATCACAAGATGGAAGATATCCTGACCTACCGCGACCGTTCGCACAAATCGGTGCTGACCGGCACGCAGGCGCCCATCCATCACACACCCTGGATGAAAGCCGCAGACGACTCGATGGAAGCGTTCCTCAATCAACCAAGCAAAGTCGCCGCCGAGTAA
- a CDS encoding aminomethyltransferase family protein, which produces MSLADLPRQSILNDRHRANGGDLESVSWNNMPLPQTYATDPYVEVEAVRCRAGLFDVSSLQILNVSGPDATKLLNYVLTSDITKAKPGDSHISNIVNENGGLIDDVLIYVDSPTEYRLSHGAGKVEEAIRALAPKYDVKVERDDDVHVLALQGPLSLEILAPHTPMDLAGLGYFKHQESTLFGTPVRLARGGYSAELGYEVFCAAKDAHKMWDSILAAGKDKGVIPVSWACLDIVRVEGGLLFFPCEMTNEDTTPWEVKADWTVDLSKPDFIGKKALVEKKGKERTFVAGLEVDHTKAIAPGSKITANGKQVGVVTSTTYSKHLMKSLAMAQIEPAYTKLGTELVVHDGGDWPATVVRMPFYDPLRLRTHPRDEI; this is translated from the coding sequence ATGTCCCTAGCCGATCTGCCACGTCAATCCATTCTGAACGATCGCCATCGAGCGAATGGCGGAGATTTGGAATCCGTCTCGTGGAACAACATGCCACTTCCGCAGACGTACGCTACCGATCCTTATGTCGAAGTCGAAGCCGTTCGTTGCCGGGCGGGTCTCTTTGACGTTTCCTCGCTGCAAATTCTCAACGTGTCGGGGCCGGACGCGACGAAGCTGCTCAATTATGTGCTGACATCCGATATCACCAAAGCCAAGCCCGGTGACTCGCATATTTCCAATATCGTCAATGAAAACGGCGGCCTGATCGACGACGTTCTCATCTACGTCGATAGCCCGACCGAGTACCGACTGTCTCATGGAGCGGGCAAGGTCGAAGAGGCGATCCGCGCGCTCGCGCCGAAGTACGACGTCAAGGTCGAGCGCGATGACGATGTGCACGTTCTCGCTTTGCAGGGACCGTTATCGCTCGAAATTCTGGCGCCGCATACGCCGATGGACCTCGCCGGGCTCGGCTACTTCAAGCACCAGGAGTCCACACTGTTCGGAACGCCAGTGCGTCTCGCTCGCGGCGGTTATTCGGCCGAGCTTGGATATGAGGTTTTCTGCGCGGCCAAGGATGCGCACAAGATGTGGGACTCTATCCTGGCCGCGGGCAAGGATAAGGGCGTCATCCCTGTTTCGTGGGCGTGCCTCGACATCGTGCGCGTCGAAGGCGGCTTGCTGTTCTTCCCGTGCGAGATGACGAACGAAGATACGACGCCTTGGGAAGTGAAGGCCGATTGGACGGTTGATCTCTCGAAGCCGGATTTCATCGGCAAGAAGGCGCTTGTCGAGAAGAAGGGCAAGGAACGCACATTCGTTGCAGGCCTCGAGGTCGATCACACGAAAGCCATTGCGCCCGGTTCCAAGATCACGGCGAACGGCAAGCAGGTCGGTGTCGTCACCAGCACGACCTACAGCAAGCATCTGATGAAATCGCTCGCGATGGCGCAGATCGAACCTGCTTACACCAAGCTCGGCACCGAACTCGTCGTTCATGACGGCGGCGACTGGCCGGCGACCGTGGTGCGGATGCCGTTCTACGATCCGCTCCGCCTCCGCACTCATCCACGCGACGAAATCTAA
- a CDS encoding DUF3445 domain-containing protein has protein sequence MGLTFRNETFRDDFTYTNSPSNIRRFPFPFVEDQYRYSVNIEPHTPGPKGSPFEHHFDVDEHYVSEMRDRALVLEADPLRCQALPHMMTAQWDMLELLMTSLARDYPEHFTLHRDGSAWHWINRPLGIDQKFTFLDASTLPYQPMEFIGRQVQGDFSIQDQRDNQLWMDAGIITSQADWSLDFDVGMNFFEWHGPVPLAHEAGVFERALKFLLNLQIGNPVRRLNWTMTINPRLDTSPENYHKWASDRMTVTPENVGQKVHLRVEMQGLFRLPRSNAILFSIRGYLMSLEQIVTVPKWGRRLPRVLSSLPPELVEYKSLGRYRDMAIAYLSKYDDGAPTSPGGGPD, from the coding sequence ATGGGACTGACATTTAGAAACGAGACCTTTCGAGACGACTTTACGTACACAAATAGTCCTTCGAACATTCGGCGCTTTCCGTTTCCTTTCGTCGAGGATCAGTACCGGTATTCGGTGAACATCGAACCGCATACGCCGGGTCCGAAGGGGTCTCCCTTCGAGCACCACTTCGATGTCGACGAGCACTATGTGTCGGAAATGCGCGATCGTGCGCTGGTTCTCGAAGCCGATCCGCTCAGATGTCAGGCGCTGCCGCACATGATGACGGCGCAGTGGGACATGCTCGAGCTGCTCATGACATCGCTGGCGCGCGATTACCCCGAGCATTTTACGCTCCATCGCGACGGCTCAGCGTGGCATTGGATCAATCGGCCGCTCGGCATCGACCAGAAGTTCACGTTCCTCGACGCTAGCACGCTGCCCTACCAGCCGATGGAATTCATCGGCCGTCAGGTGCAGGGCGATTTCTCGATCCAGGACCAGCGCGATAATCAGCTTTGGATGGATGCGGGCATCATCACATCGCAGGCCGACTGGTCGCTCGATTTCGATGTTGGCATGAACTTCTTCGAATGGCATGGCCCCGTGCCGCTGGCGCACGAAGCCGGCGTGTTCGAGCGCGCTTTGAAATTTCTCCTCAACCTGCAGATCGGCAATCCGGTTCGCCGCTTGAACTGGACGATGACGATCAATCCGCGTCTCGATACGAGCCCTGAAAATTATCACAAGTGGGCCAGCGATCGCATGACGGTGACGCCGGAGAATGTCGGCCAGAAAGTGCATCTCCGCGTCGAGATGCAGGGCCTCTTCAGGCTGCCTCGCTCGAACGCAATCCTGTTCTCGATCCGCGGCTACCTGATGAGCCTCGAGCAGATCGTCACGGTGCCGAAGTGGGGCCGCCGCCTGCCGCGCGTGCTGAGTTCGCTGCCGCCTGAACTCGTCGAGTACAAAAGCCTCGGCCGCTACCGCGACATGGCGATTGCGTACCTTTCGAAATACGACGACGGCGCCCCAACCTCACCCGGCGGCGGACCGGATTAA